AGCAGCCTTCAGGAACAAAGGCGCCCACGAACCAGACGACGGCCAGCGTCGAGTCCTTCGCAAAATCGATCACCAGCTCGGTTGAGTCGATGTCTGCCGGAGTCGTGTCCAGCGTGGACGGCTTCCTGGGGGTGAGGAACGCCGCGAACGCCCCGCCGCCGGCCACTGCGTCCCTGCCGGCCGCGTACCATTCGGGCGGAGGCTCATCCTGTGCCTGTGTTTCCTGCGCCTGCGCCTGCGCCCACTGTGCCTGCGCATGTGCCTGCGCCGGGGGAGGGCATGGTTGCACATGATCAAGACTAAGATAGACGATACCCGCCTCCACCTTAGGGAAGAGGCGGACGGCACCGGGCTTTTAATTATCAACGCGTCGTACATCCTGTACCTGGACCGGATCGGGATTGACTTCGTAAAGCACTACCTCCGGTATTCGAAGAAGAAGCCCCTGGTGGGAAGTGTCAGGGATAACGTAGTCTGGCGCATGATGCTGAAATACAAGGTCAAGAAGGCCGTGGCTGAGGCCGACTACGACCGCATGCTCAACACGATCTGGGGCGTGGCACAGGGCAACGCCTGCCCGTTCACCTGCTTCGACGTAAAGGTAAAAGAGCCCCGCTACGGCGAGATGAAATCGCCCATTCGCATTGACCTGGCGCTCACATACCGCTGTAACAATAATTGTGGGCACTGCTACGCCGGCGGGCCGAGGGAGACGAAGGAGCTTACCACGGAGGAGTGGAAGAAGATAATTAAAAAAGCCGTCGACTTCGAGGTGCCCAACGTGAATTTCACCGGCGGCGAATCCCTGCTTCGGGACGACCTGGAGGAGCTGATCGCCTACGCGGAGAGCCTGGACGTGGTCACGGGCCTGATCACGAACGGCCGCCTGCTGACGAAGGAGAGGGTCGCCTCGCTCAAGAAGGCCGGGCTGGACTACGTACAGATCACCATCGAGTCGCCCGACTCGGCGATACACGATAAGATGTGCGGCGCCAGCTCCTTCGAGGAGACAGTGGCGGGCATCAGGAACTGCGTGAGCGAGATATACACTACCACGAACTCGACCATCACCCGCAGCAATTACGAGACCATCCGGGACCTCGTGCCCTTCCTGCATTCGCTGGGCGTGACCAGGTTCGGCCTCAACGCCATCATCCGGGCCGGGAAAGGCACCGAGGCGGAGGGCGTCACGAACGAAGAGCTGAAGGCCCTGCTCCCCGATATAAAAATAAAAGCGAACGAGCTGGGGATGGAGTTCATCTGGTATACGCCCACGAAATACCACAAGCTCAACCCCGTGGACATGGGCCTTGGCGTGAAGGCCTGCTCGGCCGCCCGACTCACGCTGGCCGTGGAGCCCGACGGGAGCGTCCTGCCCTGCCAGTCATACTTCAAGCCCCTTGGGAATGCCCTTGCGGACGATTTCCCGAAGATGTGGGACACCGACCTGGCCAAACAACTGAGGTCACATTCGTTCGCGCCCGAGCGCTGCCATAGCTGCATTCAGTACCCCATGTGTGGCGGCGGATGCCCCCTCGACCTTCAGTGCGGGTTCTAAGCCGCCCTCGCAATGGTTTCAGCCATGAAGCGACTCTAAGCGGGCCTAAAGCGACACGAAGATGCTATAAAACATATTAAAGGTCTTAGAGCCGCTTTGAGCTGGCTTAGAGTCGCTTCGTGGCTGAAACCGTCTATGAGAACTCGTATGTTTTTTTTTGAGTGCCTTAGACACCTCCAAACCATCCTACCGGCCACTGGGGAAAGGCTCTCTGGAGGCCGGAGAACAGGCCCGGGAAGACCCGGAGAAGGTCCTGGAAGATATAGTACCAAAACGTCATTTGCGGCGATGGGGGAATGGCGGTCTGCGACGGCACCGGTGTCGCGGAAGGCATCTGGGCGGGCATTCCGGATGCCGGCGCCAGGCCGGGCTCCATCGATACCGGCATCTCCGGGACGGGCGGCGGATATACGGGCGGATTTTGCGGATATCGAGCGTAAGCGCCGGCGGGCATCGTGGGCGTGGGAACCGGAGTGACACGGGCCGACCTGGCCGAAATGCCAGACGAAGCGGGTGTCGTGATTTTACTGGCGGGCTTATAGGCTGTCAGGTATCCCGAGACGAGCGCCGCCACGACCACCGCCGTGACGACAAGAGCGGCTAACGCGAGGCCGAACTTAATCAGATCATGCGCCATACATACACCCGGTAATAGTATACGAAGGGCAGGAATAAACGTGATGGCCTGTTTTAACGGCCTCAGTGCCAAATAAACGTGCGCTTTACACGCCTTTAGGCGTCAAATCCAGGCAAAACAAGCCATAAAATATTAAATTGTTAATATAAAATTTCTTGTCTGGTCATATGCATGAGCGGTAGCCGGAGAACACGAAAGCAGAATAGCGCTGTGAAGAACGTAGCCCCGTCCCGGGTCGACTGGACATTGCTCCTGCTGGCAGGCATCATGCTGCTCGGCCTGGCGGTAAGGCTGCTGCCGGCGCTGAACACGATCGTGGGGGGCCAGGTCATATTCAACGGCCCTGATTCGTCGTACCATATGCGGCGGATCGTCTATACGGTCTTACACTACCCGTTCCCGAACCTGTTCGACTCGTACGTCAGCTACCCGGACGGCTACGTGATCGGCTGGCCGCCGGTCTTCGACTTCCTCGCGGCGACGGCCGCGCTAATCCTGGGCCTCGGCAGCCCGGGCGCCTTTACCATCGAGATGGCCTCATCCCTTCTTCCCGTGCTCATCGGCGTGCTGACCATTCCCGTCGTCTATTATCTCGTCCGGGGCCTCCTGAATGAGAAGGCGGGGCTCATCGCTGCGCTGCTCTTCGCTATCATTCCCGCGGGCGTCTTCCGGTCCATGTTCGGCGTGGTCGACCATCACGGCCTGGAAGTGCTCGTTTCCATGGCCATGTACCTGCTGTTCATCCGGTCCGTCACAAGCGCAAAAAAGTCAGATATGAGGGTATCCAGCCTTAGCCTTACGGGGCCGGTGGCATATGCCATCCTCGCGGGCATCGCTTCGGCGTGCATGGTCCTTTCCTGGGACGGGGCCGCGATATTTATCGGCGTCATCGTGGCCTATGCTTTCGTACAGTATGTCTATGACGTGCGGAACGGGGAAGACTCGGGATACCTGACCGTCCCAGGAGCCATCGCCTCGGCGACGGGGCTCGCCGTTATCCTGGTGGTGGACGCCCTGGGGGCCGCGGGCTTTCCTCTTATAACCGCCAGCATGGCGTGGTTCGAGACGATATTCCTCGCGGGCGTCCTGATTTTCTTTATAGTGATGGCTTTCCTCTCCTCTTTATTCCAAAAGCGTAGGCTGCCATGGTACGGGCTGCCGGTGGCCACGGCCGTTCTGGCGGTCGCCGCCGTGGCCGTGGTCTGGGTTGTCCACCCAGGGTTCATCTATGCGGCCAGGTCGGGCTTAATTTATTTAGCCGGCATTGACGAAGTCATGGGCACCGTGACCGAGACCGAGATGCTCTTCATGTCGGGCGGCCGGCTATCATTCGCCGTCCCGTGGGCCTATTTCTCATTCATCGGCCCGCTCTCCGTGCTGGGCTTGCTCCTGTACCTGTACACCGCCAGGGTAAAAACGCTGAAGCAGGGCGAAGTGTTCCTGCTCGTCTGGACCGCCGCCGTGCTCGTCCTTGGCATCATGCAGAAGCGCTTCCTCAACATCCTAGCGGTCAGCGTGTCCACCTTCGGCGCGTACGCCATCTACCGGTCGCTTCAGCTCGCCGGCCTGGAGGAGTACCTTCACCCCTCAAAAAGTAAAAAGCCTTCCGCCGCGCGATCGGGCAGCATATCGACCGCCCTCACCCTCGTATCATGTATTGTGGCGCTCCTGCTCCTGCCCTCGCTGATCTCCACCATAGCCATGGCCTTAACGCCCGAGTACTACGCCCAGGACTGGAACAGCGCCTGCCAGTGGGTGAGCGATAATACGCCGAAGACATCCTTCCTTTACTCGGCGGATAACGGGACGCATCCGGAGTACGGGATCATGAGCTGGTGGGACTACGGCAACTACATACTGTACAGAGCAGAGCGACCGGCCGTGGCCAACAACTTCCAGACGGGCGTGAACGAGTCGGCCCGGTTCTTCACGGCCCATGATGAGTCCGCGGCCGACGCCATCGTGGACAACCGGAGCGCGAGATACGTCATGCTCGACTACCGCATGGGCTCGCCCTACGCCGGCGTGCAGTACGGCATCTTCGAGGACATGGCCCTCCTGGCCGGCGAGAACGCGTCCGGCTATCACGATAGGGCATTATACGCGAACCGGTCGGCGAATGAAAAATACTACGATTCCATGTACTCCAGGCTGTTTAACGCGGACGGCTGCGGTGCCGGATACGGCAGTATCACCATCGAGCCCCTCGAGCACTATCGCCTTATCTACGAGACACACGGCGATGACCCGGTCAAAGTCTTCGAGTACGTAAAGGGCGCGGTCGTAACTGGTAAGGCCGCACCGGGCTCAGAAGTGGGCATTCGCCTGAACCTCAGCACGCCATACGATGTGCGGAACTACGTGAACAGCACGCTGGCCGGGCCGGACGGCCGGTATGCGTTCGTCGTGCCCTACGCCACGTCTTCCGGGGGCTTTGTAGCCACCGGCTCCGCATACATCGTCACGAGTGGCGTCACTTCAGCCAGCGTCATCGTGCCCGAGAGCGCCGTCCTCTCGGGCGAGACCGTGCCTGCCTGAACGAAGCCCCATGCCTGCCTGAACGAAGCCCCAGTCCGCCATTCCGTTAAAATGCAGGTCCAGCGATAAGCATTTAATTACGAAGCTGGATTTATAATTGGTTTTTACTATGGGGTCTAAACGGAAGGCGCCTGTCGATGCACGGAAAAAGCAGGGCGAGTCGCGCAAAGAGGAAACGACGCGGGGAAAAAATATCTTTCAATTAAACAACACGGCCGTCCTGCTCTCTGCCATCCTGCTGGTCGGCCTCGCGCTCCGGCTGCTGCCCCTGACGTACTGCTTTTCCGGCGGCCATATAAACTTCTCCGAGTTCGACCCGTACTATCACATGCGAAGGATCGTGTATGCCGTCGAACACTTCCCGTTCCTGAACTCGTTCGACTCCTACGTGAACTATCCCTATGGCTACGGCATCAGCTGGCCCCCGCTGTTCGACCTGGCCGCGGCCGCGCTATCGCTCATCGTCGGGCTTGGCAGCCCGTCCAGGCTGATCATCGAGACGGTATCGGCCTCGCTGCCCGTGGCGCTCGGGCTTATCTCCATCGTGCTGACGTATTACATCGTCAAAGATGCCATGGGCAGGGACGCCGGGCTTATCGCCGCCCTGTTCATGGCTATACTGCCCGCATCCATATTCCGTACGGCCTTCGCCTATACCGACCACCACGCCCTCGAAGTGGCCATGTCGCTGGCCATGTTCCTCTGCTTTACCCGTGCTCTCGCCTCGGCCCGCGAGGAAAAGCTGAGCTTAAATAGCCTGCCGAAGAAGCCCCTCGCCTATGCCCTCCTTGCCGGAGCATGCATAGCGGGCATGGTCTTCTCGTGGGAAGGCTCGCCCATCTTCATCGGCATCATCGTCCTGTATGCGCTGGCCCAATATGCCTATGACGCATTCTGCCACGAGGATACCGGGTACCTGAGCACGGCCGGCGCCCTGGCCTCGCTCGTCGCTGCCGTCATCGTTACGCCCTTTGTCATTATGAGCCCTACGGGGCCGGCCTTCACGATCTCGGCCGTGTATATTTCGTGGTTCCACGTCATCTATCTGCTGGCTATCGCCATGTTCTTCATCGCCATGGGCGGCCTCTCCAGGCTCTACTCGGGCGTGAAGGCGCCGTGGTTCTCGGCCGTGCTCACCGCCGTCGCCGCCGCGGCCGTGCTGGCCGTCGCCATCAGGCTTGCCCTGCCCCAGCTCTTCGATTCCCTGTCGGGAGGCATAATGTTCCTGTTCGGCGAGGGCAATGTCCTGGCGACCATCGTGGAGGTCGAGCCACTGTTCGTCAACAACGGGGCGTTTTCCGTCGACATTCCCTGGACGTATCTGTCCACGGGCGGAATCCTCGCCATTATCGGGCTGGCCATCTTCCTCCTGACGAGGAAATGGGGCAGCCTGAAGAACTCCGAGGTCTTCCTGCTTGTGTGGACGCTCGTCGTGCTCGTCCTCGGCATACTCCAGAAGCGCTTCATATATTTACTCGCCGTGAACGTGTCCATATTCGCCGGCTTCGCGCTCTTCTGGACGCTGGACATGGTGGGCTTCTACCGGGGCACGGAGAACAACAAAAAGGCCTCGGGCTCCAGGGAGGCCTGGCTTACGCCCCCGGTCGTGGCCGTGCTCATTGTCATGGCCGTCATGGCCGTACCCATCATAATGAGCGTTTATGCGGTCTCCGGCTCGCCGGAGCCATACACGCTCGACTGGAACAACGCCTGCCAGTGGGTCAAGGACAATACTCCCAAGACCTCGTATACGTACTCGGCGGATAACGGGACGCATCCGGAGTACGGGATCATGAGCTGGTGGGACTACGGCAACTACATACTGTACAGGGCAGAGCGACCGGCCGTGGCCAACAACTTCCAGACGGGCATCGACGATGCCGCACACTTCTTCATCGCG
This genomic window from Methanocella sp. contains:
- a CDS encoding radical SAM/SPASM domain-containing protein, which produces MIKTKIDDTRLHLREEADGTGLLIINASYILYLDRIGIDFVKHYLRYSKKKPLVGSVRDNVVWRMMLKYKVKKAVAEADYDRMLNTIWGVAQGNACPFTCFDVKVKEPRYGEMKSPIRIDLALTYRCNNNCGHCYAGGPRETKELTTEEWKKIIKKAVDFEVPNVNFTGGESLLRDDLEELIAYAESLDVVTGLITNGRLLTKERVASLKKAGLDYVQITIESPDSAIHDKMCGASSFEETVAGIRNCVSEIYTTTNSTITRSNYETIRDLVPFLHSLGVTRFGLNAIIRAGKGTEAEGVTNEELKALLPDIKIKANELGMEFIWYTPTKYHKLNPVDMGLGVKACSAARLTLAVEPDGSVLPCQSYFKPLGNALADDFPKMWDTDLAKQLRSHSFAPERCHSCIQYPMCGGGCPLDLQCGF
- a CDS encoding oligosaccharyl transferase, archaeosortase A system-associated, which translates into the protein MKNVAPSRVDWTLLLLAGIMLLGLAVRLLPALNTIVGGQVIFNGPDSSYHMRRIVYTVLHYPFPNLFDSYVSYPDGYVIGWPPVFDFLAATAALILGLGSPGAFTIEMASSLLPVLIGVLTIPVVYYLVRGLLNEKAGLIAALLFAIIPAGVFRSMFGVVDHHGLEVLVSMAMYLLFIRSVTSAKKSDMRVSSLSLTGPVAYAILAGIASACMVLSWDGAAIFIGVIVAYAFVQYVYDVRNGEDSGYLTVPGAIASATGLAVILVVDALGAAGFPLITASMAWFETIFLAGVLIFFIVMAFLSSLFQKRRLPWYGLPVATAVLAVAAVAVVWVVHPGFIYAARSGLIYLAGIDEVMGTVTETEMLFMSGGRLSFAVPWAYFSFIGPLSVLGLLLYLYTARVKTLKQGEVFLLVWTAAVLVLGIMQKRFLNILAVSVSTFGAYAIYRSLQLAGLEEYLHPSKSKKPSAARSGSISTALTLVSCIVALLLLPSLISTIAMALTPEYYAQDWNSACQWVSDNTPKTSFLYSADNGTHPEYGIMSWWDYGNYILYRAERPAVANNFQTGVNESARFFTAHDESAADAIVDNRSARYVMLDYRMGSPYAGVQYGIFEDMALLAGENASGYHDRALYANRSANEKYYDSMYSRLFNADGCGAGYGSITIEPLEHYRLIYETHGDDPVKVFEYVKGAVVTGKAAPGSEVGIRLNLSTPYDVRNYVNSTLAGPDGRYAFVVPYATSSGGFVATGSAYIVTSGVTSASVIVPESAVLSGETVPA
- a CDS encoding oligosaccharyl transferase, archaeosortase A system-associated — protein: MGSKRKAPVDARKKQGESRKEETTRGKNIFQLNNTAVLLSAILLVGLALRLLPLTYCFSGGHINFSEFDPYYHMRRIVYAVEHFPFLNSFDSYVNYPYGYGISWPPLFDLAAAALSLIVGLGSPSRLIIETVSASLPVALGLISIVLTYYIVKDAMGRDAGLIAALFMAILPASIFRTAFAYTDHHALEVAMSLAMFLCFTRALASAREEKLSLNSLPKKPLAYALLAGACIAGMVFSWEGSPIFIGIIVLYALAQYAYDAFCHEDTGYLSTAGALASLVAAVIVTPFVIMSPTGPAFTISAVYISWFHVIYLLAIAMFFIAMGGLSRLYSGVKAPWFSAVLTAVAAAAVLAVAIRLALPQLFDSLSGGIMFLFGEGNVLATIVEVEPLFVNNGAFSVDIPWTYLSTGGILAIIGLAIFLLTRKWGSLKNSEVFLLVWTLVVLVLGILQKRFIYLLAVNVSIFAGFALFWTLDMVGFYRGTENNKKASGSREAWLTPPVVAVLIVMAVMAVPIIMSVYAVSGSPEPYTLDWNNACQWVKDNTPKTSYTYSADNGTHPEYGIMSWWDYGNYILYRAERPAVANNFQTGIDDAAHFFIAQDEASASAIMDKRNAKYVMLDFRLGSPWAGASYGVFENMPYLVGEDTGSYHASYVLPEPYGSQTMLDGSDKYYNTMYSRLYYNDGLGGKDPLGHDTFGLQHYRMIYTTSGTDPVKVFEYVKGATITGTAPPGAIVKARLNVTFEDGAHTYYAEAVTGVDGNYSLVVPYPTSATTGTTVTQSAYILTSGASSAEVQVPASAVDNGEAVAGGKL